Proteins from one Mercurialis annua linkage group LG7, ddMerAnnu1.2, whole genome shotgun sequence genomic window:
- the LOC126657552 gene encoding ABC transporter I family member 21 translates to MAEKKEHEEDNAISVCGMQFSYEGQLPLFYNFNLNLPPGSRCLLVGANGSGKTTLLKILAGKHMVGGTEVVRVLNRSAFHDTKLVCGGELAYLGGSWSKTVGSAGEIPLQGDFSAEHMIFGVEGVDPSRREKLIDLLEIDLQWRMHKVSDGQRRRVQICMGLLDPFKVLLLDEVTVDLDVVARMDLLEFFKEECDQRGATIVYATHIFDGLETWATHLAYIQDGELRKAQKVTDVDELKSSANLLSVVESWLRAETKLEKKIPTKPSAQNQKTSSVGASPFMSSRHMAYYR, encoded by the exons atgGCGGAAAAAAAAGAACACGAAGAAGACAACGCCATTAGCGTGTGCGGAATGCAATTTTCATACGAAGGACAGCTTCCTCTATtctacaattttaatttaaatttacctCCCGGATCTCGATGCCTTCTCGTCGGCGCCAACGGATCTG GGAAGACTACTCTGTTGAAGATTTTGGCGGGAAAGCATATGGTTGGAGGAACAGAAGTAGTCAGAGTCTTGAATCGATCGGCGTTTCATGATACTAAGCTTGTTTGCGGTGGTGAATTGGCTTATTTAGGTGGTTCTTGGAGTAAAACCGTCGGCTCTGCT GGGGAGATTCCTCTCCAGGGAGATTTCTCTGCAGAACATATGATATTTGGAG TTGAAGGTGTTGATCCTTCTAGGAGAGAAAAGTTGATTGATTTGCTTGAAATTGACCTCCAATGGCGTATGCACAAGGTGTCTGATGGTCAGCGGCGTAGAGTTCAGATCTGTATGGGTCTTCTCGATCCATTTAAG GTCCTTTTATTAGATGAGGTCACAGTTGACCTGGATGTTGTTGCCAGGATGGATTTACTTGAATTCTTTAAGGAAGAATGTGATCAG AGAGGAGCCACAATTGTATATGCAACTCATATATTTGACGGGTTGGAGACTTGGGCGACACATCTAGCTTACATCCAGGATGGTGAACTGAGGAAAGCTCAGAAAGTTACTGATGTTGATGAGTTGAAAAGTTCTGCCAATCTGCTCTCTGTTGTAGAGTCATGGCTTCGAGCAGAAACCAAGCTCGAGAAGAAGATACCAACCAAGCCTTCTGCTCAGAACCAAAAGACATCATCCGTTGGTGCTTCTCCTTTTATGTCTTCCAGACATATGGCATACTACCGTTGA
- the LOC126655630 gene encoding protein CHROMATIN REMODELING 8 → MEEDEDKVLLSALGVTSANPEDIERDILSQARNNLVNNGEAGGSTEEEPLDKSKSIDPSLASEAKLYNRLRAVNFEIDAVASTFEQVKNVASGEDHANDDAVKAEPGDGEDDKSTDLTLQEALAADRLRSLKRTKTEIENELSAFHKDGTTRGVDHDKLLANLVKEEPRHKRKSKEVQKPGKKKEKSHRKVSFNDDTDFDAMLDAASAGFVETERDELVRKGILTPFHKLKGFERRLQEPGPSSGFNASEEEDKDHNFSSDSISRAAQSMLNAAKARPVTKLLDSDDVPKLDTPAQPFRRLKTPLQVPRSPESDTDKTKGLKKKRRRPLPGRKWTKRISHEANHLEESENARDDSVTSSYGEENLEDDEDVNGVNSSFVTLEGGLKIPETIFHKLFEYQKVGVQWLWELHCQRAGGIIGDEMGLGKTVQVLSFLGALRSSNMYKPSIIVCPVTLLQQWKREAHKWFPCCHVELLHDSAQDLPQRKKRAKSSDSESETEGSLDSDYEGSITSKSSKKWDSLINRVLKSEAGLLITTYEQLRLLGEKLLDIEWGYAVLDEGHRIRNPNAEVTLVCKQLQTVHRIIMTGAPIQNKLSELWSLFDFVFPGKLGVLPVFEAEFAVPISVGGYANASPLQVSTAYRCAVVLRDLIMPYLLRRMKVDVNAQLPKKTEHVLFCSLTTEQRSVYRAFLASTEVEAILDGSRNSLYGIDVMRKICNHPDLLEREHSYQNPDYGNPERSGKMKVVAQVLKVWQEQGHRVLLFAQTQQMLDILENFLNSGGYTYRRMDGLTPIKQRMALIDEFNNSIDVYIFILTTKVGGLGTNLTGANRVIIFDPDWNPSTDMQARERAWRIGQKRDVTVYRLITRGTIEEKVYHRQIYKHFLTNKILQNPQQKRFFKARDMKDLFILKDDGESGSTETSNIFSQLSEDINVVAAKKEENNRKIDHKGASHADDAVVDKGNSSEIGHFKKKSKEKANLSDGEVDEETNILRGLFDAQGIHSAVNHDLIMNAHDEEKMRLEEQASQVAQRAAEALRQSRMLRNRDSVSIPTWTGKSGTAGAPSSVRRKFGSTLNSHLTRLSDESSRNKTSSMNGIGAGASSGKALSSAELLGRIRGNQERAVGAGLEQQLGLASSSGNRARFPDNEASKPSKSLSGAQPEILVRKMCTFVQQNGGVTNSASIVNHFKDRILEKDMPLFKNLLKEIATLEKNANGKVWVLKPEYR, encoded by the exons ATGGAAGAAGACGAGGACAAAGTTCTTCTTAGCGCGTTGGGTGTAACATCTGCGAATCCTGAAGACATCGAACGTGACATTTTATCGCAG GCGAGAAACAATTTAGTGAATAATGGTGAAGCTGGAGGGAGCACTGAGGAGGAACCTCTTGATAAGTCAAAAAGTATTGATCCATCATTAGCCAGTGAAGCAAAACTCTATAACAGATTGAGGGCTGTAAACTTTGAAATAGATGCAGTTGCATCCACTTTTGAGCAAGTGAAAAATGTTGCCAGTGGTGAAGACCATGCTAATGATGATGCTGTGAAAGCAGAGCCTGGCGATGGAGAAGATGACAAGAGCACTGATTTGACCCTTCAGGAAGCCTTAGCTGCAGACCGTTTAAGAAGTCTTAAGAGAACTAAGACTGAAATTGAAAACGAACTCTCAGCTTTTCACAAGGATGGCACTACCAGGGGTGTAGATCATGACAAATTGTTGGCAAACCTGGTAAAAGAAGAGCCTAGGCATAAGAGAAAGTCAAAGGAAGTTCAGAAGCCAGGCAAAAAGAAGGAAAAGAGTCATAGAAAGGTCTCATTTAATGATGATACTGATTTTGATGCAATGTTGGACGCAGCCTCTGCAGGATTTGTTGAAACA GAAAGGGATGAGCTAGTCAGAAAAGGAATTTTGACTCCTTTTCATAAGCTTAAGGGCTTTGAACGCCGTCTTCAGGAACCAGGGCCGTCAAGTGGGTTCAATGCGTCAGAGGAAGAGGACAAGGATCATAATTTCTCTTCTGATAGTATATCTAGGGCTGCACAGTCAATGTTGAATGCTGCTAAAGCTCGCCCAGTGACTAAATTGCTTGATTCGGATGATGTACCAAAGCTTGATACTCCTGCTCAACCTTTTCGGAGATTGAAAACACCGTTGCAAGTTCCTCGATCCCCAGAAAGTGATACCGATAAAACCAAGGGTttaaaaaagaagagaagaCGACCTTTGCCTGGTCGAAAATGGACAAAGCGCATTTCACATGAGGCTAACCACTTGGAAGAAAGTG AAAATGCTAGAGACGATTCAGTTACATCCAGCTATGGAGAAGAAAACCTAGAGGACGATGAAGATGTCAATGGTGTTAATTCTTCTTTTGTAACACTTGAAGGTGGGTTAAAAATCCCAGAAACCATTTTTCACAAACTTTTTGAATACCAGAAAGTGGGAGTGCAGTGGCTATGGGAACTGCATTGCCAAAGAGCTGGTGGTATAATCGGGGATGAGATGGGTCTTGGCAAGACTGTTCAAGTGCTATCTTTTCTGGGAGCACTGCGTTCTAGTAATATGTATAAACCAAGCATTATTGTGTGCCCTGTCACACTATTGCAGCAATGGAAAAGGGAGGCACATAAGTGGTTCCCATGCTGTCATGTGGAATTGCTGCATGATTCGGCTCAGGATCTGCCTCAAAGGAAAAAGCGAGCCAAATCTTCTGACAGTGAGTCTGAAACTGAAGGTTCACTTGACAGTGATTATGAGGGAAGTATAACATCTAAAAGCTCCAAGAAATGGGATTCCTTGATAAATCGAGTTTTGAAATCAGAAGCTGGGTTGCTTATTACCACTTATGAGCAACTCAGATTGCTAGGGGAAAAGTTGCTCGACATTGAGTGGGGGTATGCAGTTCTGGATGAAGGGCATCGAATTCGCAATCCAAATGCTGAAGTTACTTTGGTTTGCAAACAGCTTCAGACAGTTCATCGTATCATTATGACTGGAGCGCCAATTCAGAATAAGTTGAGCGAATTGTGGtctttgtttgattttgttttcccTGGAAAGTTGGGGGTACTGCCAGTTTTTGAGGCAGAATTTGCTGTCCCTATATCTGTTGGTGGCTATGCCAATGCCTCACCATTGCAAGTATCTACAGCATACAG GTGTGCTGTGGTCTTGCGTGACTTAATTATGCCTTATCTTCTTCGCCGTATGAAGGTGGATGTGAATGCACAGCTTCCCAAGAAAACTGAACATGTCCTATTTTGTAGCCTTACTACAGAGCAACGTTCAGTGTATAGAGCATTTCTTGCAAGCACTGAAGTAGAAGCAATCCTTGATGGAAGTAGGAATTCCCTATATGGAATAGATGTGATGCGAAAGATATGTAACCACCCGGATCTGCTTGAGAGAGAACATTCCTATCAGAATCCTGACTATGGAAATCCTGAACGCAGTGGGAAAATGAAAGTTGTTGCCCAAGTGCTAAAAGTTTGGCAGGAGCAAGGGCATCGTGTCCTTCTTTTTGCTCAAACTCAACAGATGCTCGACATTCTTGAAAATTTCTTGAACTCTGGTGGTTATACTTACCGGAGAATGGATGGTCTGACTCCCATAAAGCAGAGAATGGCCTTAATTGACGAATTTAACAATTCAATTGATgtgtatatttttatcttaactACAAAGGTCGGCGGGTTAGGGACTAATCTAACAGGGGCCAACAGAGTGATTATCTTTGACCCTGATTGGAACCCATCTACTGATATGCAG GccagggaacgggcttggcgaaTTGGTCAGAAAAGGGATGTTACTGTGTACAGATTGATTACACGTGGGACTATTGAGGAGAAAGTGTACCACCGGcagatttacaaacattttctTACTAATAAGATATTGCAAAACCCACAGCAGAAAAGGTTCTTTAAAGCTCGAGATATGAAGGATCTTTTCATTTTGAAAGATGATGGAGAGAGTGGGTCAACCGAAACATCTAATATTTTCAGCCAATTATCTGAAGATATAAATGTTGTTGCTGCAAAGAAAGAAGAGAATAACCGAAAGATTGATCATAAAGGTGCATCACATGCTGATGATGCTGTAGTTGACAAAGGAAACAGCTCTGAGATTGGACATTTCaagaagaaaagtaaagaaaaagccAACCTTAGTGATGGAGAAGTAGACGAAGAAACAAATATTTTGAGAGGTCTGTTTGATGCTCAAGGGATACAT AGTGCTGTGAACCATGACTTAATTATGAATGCACATGATGAGGAGAAGATGAGACTTGAGGAGCAAGCTTCTCAAGTTGCGCAAAGGGCAGCAGAAGCATTAAGGCAATCACGAATGCTCCGAAATCGTGATAGTGTATCTATCCCAACATGGACAGGGAAATCAGGGACCGCTGGCGCACCATCGTCCGTTCGCCGTAAATTTGGATCTACTCTGAACTCTCATCTGACAAGATTATCTGATGAATCATCCAGAAATAAAACAAGCAGCATGAATGGAATAGGAGCCGGAGCTTCTTCCGGGAAGGCATTATCGTCAGCTGAACTATTGGGTAGAATTCGAGGAAATCAAGAGAGAGCTGTCGGTGCGGGACTTGAACAGCAACTTGGATTGGCTTCAAGTTCTGGTAACAGAGCAAGGTTTCCAGACAACGAAGCATCTAAACCATCTAAAAGTTTGTCCGGCGCTCAGCCTGAAATACTGGTTCGTAAAATGTGTACGTTTGTACAGCAGAACGGTGGAGTCACTAATTCTGCAAGCATAGTGAATCATTTTAAGGACAGGATCCTTGAGAAGGACATGCCCTTATTTAAGAATCTTCTGAAGGAAATAGCAACACTGGAGAAGAATGCAAATGGAAAGGTATGGGTTCTGAAACCCGAGTATCGATAG